A segment of the Candidatus Nitrososphaera gargensis Ga9.2 genome:
CGACAGCAGGCGAGACGAGCTTTTTCTCGATGCTCAGGGTCTACCCTCATGTCATCCTCAGGGAGAACAAAATGATCGCGACTGCTGGTGCGGATCGTCTTCAGGAAGGAATGAGGCGAGCCTTTGGCAAGGCAACGGGCCTTGCAGCGAGGGTCATGCCTGGACAGGTGCTGTTTGAGGCTTATGTGACTGCTGCAAACCTGAACCTTGCAAAAGAGGGATTCAAGGTGGCTTCAAGCAAGCTGGGCTGCCCGACGACCATAAGGATAACACCGCTGAAAGAGCAAGCAGTGGTGGCAGAAGACTAGGCTAGCTAGATCTTTCCAACTAGATTTTTGATATTTTCAGAATTGCATACGTCCGCTTTGCCGCCTATGCTCTTGCAGATCAGCGCGGTGATATTGTCGATCTCTGTCTTTATTGCCTTTCCGACCGGCGAAGCAGGGTTTGCAAGCTCGGCCTTGACTTTGGCATGATCCATGCCTTCCAGAATTTGCGGGCTGTAGCCTGCCCCAACTTGCATGAACTGCCCATCGATCAGCAGGAAGGGGATAATCTGGTCAGGGTTGAACATATCGAGGATCTCAAAGTCCTTTTCGTCGAGCTCTTGCAGCGGCTCAAAATTCCTGTCGGCAGTCTCGCGCCCAACAAACTCGACATAATCGCTTTCATACTTGGCTCGCGCAAAGCTGAAAGTGGGGATGTTCAGGTATTTCTCGTCATGACCTGCGCTTGCAGTCTCGACAAGACCCTCCCACCTGCCAAAGTTGGCAAGCGCGTTCACAATGGTCCATCGCTCTGCCGCGCAGAACGGGCAAAAGCCGGCACCCATAAAGAACACGAGGGACTTGCCACTCTGCCTTTTCAGCGGCTCGTCTGTGACATGCATGAACTTGCCAAGGGCCTTTTTTGGAATAAAGCTGCTCACAAATACAAGGTTTTCGCTGTTTATTTTATCAACGTTTCTCGCTCGATCTATCTTAATTTGTGCTAAAATAGCGCGACGATCGGCGAAAAACATAAACGCCTTACTTTTTGCACTTTGCAAGTGCGGCGGGCGACATTTGTCGCAGCTGCGCCGCTAATTAACTTTTTGTCGTCGGCGTGTTGCGGCATTCTTGAACGGAGCCGTTCTGTCCGGTCGAAACTATGGGCGCTGACAATAAATCACGGTCGGCAAGGCGTTCAACTTTGCCATTATTACTATGTAGAAAACAAGCTATGTGAAGGCGATAAAGGCAAACCGCCAAGCTCAATCGTACAAGAGCGATTTTGAGCAAGAAATGATTAGGCTCATGCGGGAAAATAACAAGTCGCTGCAAGCCATTGATGACAATGTTCGCAAGCTAGAAAAGAATAGAAATCCGGCACGAGCGAAGCTCCAAGGAAAAGCAAAGGTTGGCGGCAAAGGCATTTTTATTTGACAACTAGCAAGCCTTCGATCAATGGTGAGATTCGAACTTGCAAGGGACGAGTTCAACCGGTTAATTTTGGAAATCTTTGTTGCCGAGGATCAACAGCCGCCGGTCTTGCTTGACGATCCCACTATTCATGAGACATTGAGACAGTGCGTCCTCATACGGGCG
Coding sequences within it:
- a CDS encoding 50S ribosomal protein L16 yields the protein MKGVNYRETRGMPYVRREYIAGKPQIKIARFSSGQAGNNYDYKLELLATEKIQIRHNALEAARLAANKRMATAGETSFFSMLRVYPHVILRENKMIATAGADRLQEGMRRAFGKATGLAARVMPGQVLFEAYVTAANLNLAKEGFKVASSKLGCPTTIRITPLKEQAVVAED
- a CDS encoding DUF929 family protein; protein product: MSSFIPKKALGKFMHVTDEPLKRQSGKSLVFFMGAGFCPFCAAERWTIVNALANFGRWEGLVETASAGHDEKYLNIPTFSFARAKYESDYVEFVGRETADRNFEPLQELDEKDFEILDMFNPDQIIPFLLIDGQFMQVGAGYSPQILEGMDHAKVKAELANPASPVGKAIKTEIDNITALICKSIGGKADVCNSENIKNLVGKI